The sequence CCGAGTTCCGCCAGGAATTCAAGCGTGACGTCGTCGTCGACATGTTCTGCTACCGCCGCTTCGGCCACAATGAAGCCGACGAGCCGTCGTTTACGCAACCGATCATGTACAAGGCGATCGCCAAGCATCCATCGACCCGACAGGTCTATGCTCAGCGGCTGATCGACGAAGGGACGTTGGCGGCGGCAGAGGTCGACCAGATAGCTGCCGAGACGCGCGGACGTCTGCAGCAGGCCTTTGACGCGGCGCCGCAGTACAAACCCAACAAGGCGGATTGGTTGCAGGGCAAATGGGCTGGCCTGCGCACACTGATGGGCGAAGAGGAACTGCGCGACGACGAGACCTGGGTCTCGAACGAGCTGTTGCGCGATATCGGCCTGTCGCTCTGCCGCTATCCCAACGACTTCCACATCCATCGCAAGCTCATCCGCCTGCTGGATTCCCGCCGCGAAATGATCGAGAGCGGCGAAGGCGTCGACTGGGGAATGGGTGAGGCCCTGGCCTTCGGCTCACTGCTGGCGGAGGGTGTTGCCGTCCGTCTTTCCGGGCAGGATTCCGGGCGCGGGACCTTCTCCCACCGCCATGCGGTACTGATCGACCAGGAGAACGAGAGCCGCCACATCCCGCTCAACAACATCTCCGATGGCCAGGCGATGTTCGAGGTGATCGACAGCCAGCTGTCGGAAGCCTCGGTGCTCGGCTTCGAGTACGGCTACTCGCTGGTCGAACCGGATGCGCTGGTGTTGTGGGAGGCTCAGTTCGGCGACTTCGCCAACGGCGCCCAGGTGATCATCGATCAATTCATCGCCCCCGGCGAGTCGAAGTGGCTGCGGCTGTCGGGTCTGGTGATGTTGCTGCCGCACGGCTATGAAGGTCAGGGACCGGAGCATTCGTCGGCACGGGTGGAGCGCTACCTGCAGCTCTGCGCCGAGGACAACATCCAGGTGGTCAACTGCACGACGCCAGCCAACTACTTCCACGCGCTGCGCCGGCAGATCCGCCGCAATTTCCGCAAACCGATGATCGTCTTCTCGCCGAAGTCGCTGCTCCGTCATAAGCTCGCGGTCTCGCCGCTCGCCGACTTCGGTCCCGGCACCCGCTTCAACCGGCTGATACCCGAAACCGATACACTGGCCAGCGACGAGAAGGTGCGCCGCATCGTCTTCTGCACCGGCAAGGTCTACTACGACCTGGTGCAGGAGCGGCGGACCCGCGGCCTCGACGACGTAGCGATCGTTCGGGTCGAGCAGCTTTATCCGTGGCCGCGCCTCAGGGTCATCGAGCAGTGCCGGCGCTACGCCAATGCCGAGGTCGTCTGGTGCCAGGAAGAGCCCGCCAACATGGGGGCATGGACGTTCGTGCTGCCTCGGCTGCACAACATTCTCGAGGAATTGGAACGTGACCCGGTCCTGCCGAGTTACGTGGGCCGTGCAGCCGCGGCCTCGCCCGCGACCGGATTGCTCAAGATGCACGAGGCGGAACAACGCACCATTGTCGAGCGGGCGTTGGTCCAAAAATGCGCCGAGCTGCCGCAGCCCTTCCGGCGGACTGCACGTTAGTCGACGCCTCAAAGACGAGGAATGACATTGATGGCGACCGAAATTAAGGTGCCGGCCCTAGGCGAGTCGGTGAGCGAAGCAACCGTAGCGAAGTGGCTAAAGGCTGTCGGCGATCCCGTGGCTGTCGACGAGCCGCTGGTCGAGCTGGAAACTGACAAGGTCACGGTCGAGGTGCCGTCGCCCGTCGCCGGTGTGCTCGGCGAGATAATCGTTGAAGCCGGCAGTGACGTCGCCGTCGGCGCCGTCCTCGGCTCGATCAGTGAGGGTGCGGGCGCCGCTGCCGGTGGCAGCGCCAAGCCGCCAGCCGCTGAACCGCCGCAGCCGCAAGCACCGGTCCCCACGCCCGCATCGACATCAGCACTGCCGACGTCCCCAGCGACCGCTTCCGCCCCTGCCGCGGCTTTGGGGTTGTCGCCGGCGGTGCGCAAGCTCATCGACGACCATCGGCTCGATGCCGCAAGGATTCGGGCGAGCGGCAAGGACGGCCGGCTGACCAAGGGCGATGTGCTCGCCTATATTTCCACCCAGGGCGATGGACCCGCGCCGGCCGGCGAGGCTCCATCGCAACCTGCGCCCGCCATCGTCTCGCCTGCCGCCATGAGCAGTGTGGCTGCGGCGCCGGTCGCGGCCGGACCCCGCGAAGAACGCGTGCGGATGACCCGGCTGCGCAAGATGGTTGCCGCTCGCCTGAAGGATGCCCAGAACACCGCGGCGATGCTGACGACCTTCAATGAGGTCGACATGACCGCGGCCAACGCCCTGCGCAGCCAATACAAGGACAGCTTCGAGAAGCGGCACGGCGTGCGCCTCGGCGTGATGTCGCTGTTCTGCAAGGCTTGTGTCGTCGCGCTCAAGGAGTTCCCGGCGGTCAATGCCGCGATCGATGGCGACGATATCGTCTACAAGAACCACTACGACATCGCGATTGCCGTCTCCTCGCCGCAGGGCCTGGTCGTTCCGGTCGTGCGCGATTGCGAAGCGTTGTCCATGGCCGACATCGAACTGAAAATTACCGACTTCGGCAAGCGCGCCCGCGCCGGTCAGCTTGCCATCGACGAGATGCAGGGCGGCACCTTCACCATCACCAACGGCGGCGTCTTCGGCTCGCTGATGTCGACGCCGATCCTCAATCCGCCGCAGTCGGGCATCCTCGGCATGCACAAGATCCAGCAACGCCCGATGGTTTTGCCGGATGGGCGGATCGAGGCACGGCCGATGATGTATCTGGCATTGTCCTACGATCATCGGATTATTGACGGACGCGAAGCGGTGAGCTTC is a genomic window of Rhodospirillales bacterium containing:
- a CDS encoding 2-oxoglutarate dehydrogenase E1 component, coding for MAVTTDTFLSGANAPYIADLYCRFVDDPSSVDPSWASFFAELGEEARIILGDARGASWAPPPASSDNGAPAALPATSPPAALRSSLAESRAAIIDSVRALMFIRVYRVRGHLMARFDPLGLEGKKYHPELDPATYGFTEADMDRPIFLDNVLGLETATLRQIVEILKETYCGSIGVEFMHIMHPDEKAWIQQRIEGIRNQTQFTVKGKRTILERLIEAEEFERFLHVKFTGTKRFGLDGGESTIPAIEQILKRASQLGVQEAVLGMAHRGRLNVLANIMNKPYVAIFSEFQGRAIHPDDVQGSGDVKYHLGTSADRSFDGDEIHLSLAANPSHLEAVDPVVIGKVRAKQTQRGDTQRSQVMGILLHGDAAIAGQGLAAECFSMSELKGYRVGGTIHIVINNQIGFTTSPSYSRSSPYCSDVAKMVQAPIFHVNGDDPEAVVHVARIATEFRQEFKRDVVVDMFCYRRFGHNEADEPSFTQPIMYKAIAKHPSTRQVYAQRLIDEGTLAAAEVDQIAAETRGRLQQAFDAAPQYKPNKADWLQGKWAGLRTLMGEEELRDDETWVSNELLRDIGLSLCRYPNDFHIHRKLIRLLDSRREMIESGEGVDWGMGEALAFGSLLAEGVAVRLSGQDSGRGTFSHRHAVLIDQENESRHIPLNNISDGQAMFEVIDSQLSEASVLGFEYGYSLVEPDALVLWEAQFGDFANGAQVIIDQFIAPGESKWLRLSGLVMLLPHGYEGQGPEHSSARVERYLQLCAEDNIQVVNCTTPANYFHALRRQIRRNFRKPMIVFSPKSLLRHKLAVSPLADFGPGTRFNRLIPETDTLASDEKVRRIVFCTGKVYYDLVQERRTRGLDDVAIVRVEQLYPWPRLRVIEQCRRYANAEVVWCQEEPANMGAWTFVLPRLHNILEELERDPVLPSYVGRAAAASPATGLLKMHEAEQRTIVERALVQKCAELPQPFRRTAR
- the odhB gene encoding 2-oxoglutarate dehydrogenase complex dihydrolipoyllysine-residue succinyltransferase, translating into MATEIKVPALGESVSEATVAKWLKAVGDPVAVDEPLVELETDKVTVEVPSPVAGVLGEIIVEAGSDVAVGAVLGSISEGAGAAAGGSAKPPAAEPPQPQAPVPTPASTSALPTSPATASAPAAALGLSPAVRKLIDDHRLDAARIRASGKDGRLTKGDVLAYISTQGDGPAPAGEAPSQPAPAIVSPAAMSSVAAAPVAAGPREERVRMTRLRKMVAARLKDAQNTAAMLTTFNEVDMTAANALRSQYKDSFEKRHGVRLGVMSLFCKACVVALKEFPAVNAAIDGDDIVYKNHYDIAIAVSSPQGLVVPVVRDCEALSMADIELKITDFGKRARAGQLAIDEMQGGTFTITNGGVFGSLMSTPILNPPQSGILGMHKIQQRPMVLPDGRIEARPMMYLALSYDHRIIDGREAVSFLVRVKECVEDPQRILLQA